A stretch of DNA from Bacillus alveayuensis:
CAAAGGCAGCGAAAAGCGTATGAATGAAAACACCCGTTGAAATGCCAAGTACTGAGTAAATACCCGCTTTTCTCCCTTGAGAAACGCTGCGGCTTATAATAAACATTGTGTCTGTACCAGGCGTTAAGTTTATGAGTATAGATGACAGTAAATAAACGCCATAACCAGTTATGCCAAGCATGGAATCACCTTCTTGTCTATTCCTTCCTCTTTGTAACATGCGATTGTCCCATCCCACTCTTCCTTCGTTTCAGGAAAAACTAAAAAACCATGTATTTGCATTTCTTTATACCAGTCTTTTGTAAAAAATTTCATAATATCCCTCTCCTCACTATTGTGAGACGTTTACACTTTTTTACTGTTATTTTACTATAAAGAGCATTTAGCGTAAGAGAAGGATTAAAAAAAGTTTTGTAGAAGTCCAATATAAGTTTTTAAACTTCATTTTCGATAAAAGTTTTCAGGTAGCCGTACTATCATGATAGATACTAAAAGAATAATAAGAAAAGGGAAAAGTAATTACGTTTCGTTGTTGAGGAGGAATAAAATGAAAATAGAAAAATTAAAAAAAATCATTAAAGATTTACGAGAAGAAGAAGCGAAGTCATTACTGTTATATATTTTATATAGAGTCAATCTTCTGAAGGAGACGAAATATTCAGAGAATGAGTTTATAGATGACCTAAGAAGGATTTACACGATGATTTTTGATGTAAATGAACAATCCGAAAGGAACAAAGAAGGAACATTTCGGAACGTGCATATTCTTTTTGGTGCTTCACCTGCAGGTAGTTTAAAGGTAGCACTAAAGGATATGGGGGTAACGAAAGGGGAAAATATTATCTCATTTTGGGATGTGTTCTCGATTGGTCCAGTTTGGCGTCTGCATGAAGAGGCTGGAAAAGAATTGAGATTTGAATGGATAAGAAAAAATATCAATAATGAATATGATGAGTTTCATGAATATAAACAAAGATTTCAAAAGACGATGAACGAAATATTAACCATTCCGGAAGGTGTGCCAGTTACGATATGGACGGCTGAAAATTCCCACGAGCAGACAGGGTTACGATTTGTTCTTCATCTATTAAAGGATCGAAACCATGATATTTTCGTTATCAATACTACAAAGGTGTACAGGAAACTTTTTAATCATCGAAAAGTAAAATATACCGTCTTGCACTCTGGTGAAATTCCTCCTGAGAAGCTTCAACTTATATATGAACATAGCAAAAATAAACCACCACTTTCACAACATGAAAGAGATGATTTAGAAAAGGAATGGTGTACTCTTGCTGAAAATCGTGAAGAACTGAGGCTTTGGGGGAACGGAAAAATTCATAGCGTATCAGTTGATTACTATGACCCATATATTATTATTATGGCAAAAAAACTTCATCACGAAATGGTGGCACAGGAATTTATGAAATCTGCGAGATTAATTGGACAAGTGTTGGGACATTTAGATCAATATGTAGGGGACGAGTTTTTAGAGTATCGGCTAAGGAAGCTGATCGAAAAAGGAATTTTCGAGGTAAAAGGCAATCTAAAAGCGATGCGTTTTTATAGTGTGCGGTTAGTAAACTTTTAATATTGAAAAAAGGGTAGGATACTTCAACTCAAGCCCGAATAACTAATAAATAAAGGGTGGTATACATGAAGCAAGGAGTGAAAATCAGTGGATAACATAAAAAAAGTATCTCTTATTGGGCTCGGAGCAATCGGATCGGCATATGCAAGTAAATTGTATGATATGGATCCGAAGTGTATACAAGTCATTGCGGATAAGAAGAGAATCGAACGATATCAATCAAGTGAGTTTAACGTAAATGGGCGTGGCTACCAATTCCAATATGTAGCCCCTGATGATGTACAAGAACCTTCAGATCTTATTCTAGTTGCAGTAAAATATGATGGACTTGAACAGGCGATCAAAGATATGAAACATCATGTCGGAGAGAATACGATCATCATGTCGTTAATGAACGGTATTGAAAGTGAAGATATGCTTTCTGCAGCATTTGGGAAAGACAATATACTCTATGCCATGTGTATTGGAATCGATGCTGTAAGAACTGGGAAAACCGTTCGATTTTCAAGTATTGGAGAAGTGTGGTTTGGCGAGGCAAAGAACACTTCTTATTCTCCAAATGTTCAACTTGTTAAAGAATTATTTGATCGAGCGAATATTCCATATGTAATTCCCGAAGATATGTTACGAGCGATGTGGTGGAAATTTATGATAAATGTTGGCGTGAATCAGACTTCAGCAGTATTAAAAGCCCCGTATCGTGTATTTCAAGAGGTACATGAAGCATATGAATTAATGGCAGAGGCTATGAAAGAGGTTATTCTTTTGGCGGAAAAGGTGGGGGTAAATCTAACAAATGATGATATTGATGAGTTTAAGGAAATTCTGAAAAAACTATCCCCGGAAGGCAAAACATCGATGTTACAGGATATCGAAGCGGGACGGAAAACAGAAGTTGAAAACCTTGCTGGAAAGGTTTGTGAGCTGGGCAGTAAATACGGTGTGGCTACCCCAATCAATGACATGCTATATAAGATGATTCGGGTATTAGAAAAGACTAACAAAATGCAAACATAGTTATATATATTTCATACATGACAACATGAGTTGCATCATTTTAAGATTTTTACATACTGCCAAAATTCGTCCCCCAAGCTTAAAGTGAAGATGGAAGGTGAATATCGGTTGGCGTAAGCTATGTCGTAATTAGGAAAAGTTGTTATAAAAAAGTCTGTTTTCGTAAACTTTGTTGCTTTTCGACTGTCCATGAGCCGAACAAAGCACGTGGTCGGACAAATTACATTTGTCCGACCATCGCCTTTTGTTCGGTTCACGTCACACTAAAGTGTGACATAGCAAGCGAATCTCTTTTTATTTATCCCTCATATAGAACTTTGTCAATATATGCTGCAAATGCTATAAAACCCCTAAATTAAACAATTGTTGAAATATGTGAAAAGAAGTGCAAAATAAGTATGGTAATAAAGTAGGAGTCTGTTTAATATATAGATAGATATGGTTGAAGTAAAATAGTGAAGATGGCTAGTCTAGACAAATAAATTGAAAATGAATGATTTGTAAAAGTGGAGGGACTTATGAGTATTTTTACAAAAGTGAAATCATGGGAAGAGTTGTTGAATTATTCCATTTTGACTGACATTACTCAAGTCGGAGAACGGGCTAAAGAACGATTAAATTTTTTAGGTATTCAACAGGAAACGTTGGATCATGTAAGAGAAGCATCTGAATATCTAATACCGCACAAGGAAGAAATGATTGAACATTTTTACAATAGCATACAGTCGGCTGAACATCTCCATCAAATCATAAAGAAGTATTCTACGGTTGAACGGTTAAAGAAAACGTTCGGAATATATTTGGATCAGTTTTTCCAAGCAGAAGTGAATGATGAATATATTAAGACAAGAATAAAAATTGGTCAAACTCATAGCCGCATTCATTTAATGGTAGACCATTTTATATCAGCTCATCATGTCCTAACGCAAATAATGACTTCCATTTTAATGGAAAAGTTGCATCATAAGCCTAATCGAATGATGAAGCTTGTTCTTGCTATTCAAAAACTTGCAACGTATGATCAACAGCTCATTGTTGAAGTTTATATGGAAGAAACATTTAAGCAATTTTTATTTAACATATCAGATTTACTTAATCAAATGACAAGCCTCAATATGACTGAACAGCTTATTAAAGGAATGGACAAACAAATTGAGGAAACCCACAGTGTTACAGCCGCTACAGAAGAGATGGGTGCATCTATACAAGAGGTCGCAAATTATTCTCAAAAAGTAGCAGAAGGAACGGATGAAGCAGTTCAATCAGCTGAACAAAGCAAACAAGTGGTGGATGAAGCGCTTGGAAATATTAAACAGGTCGGTAACGTTTATGAACAAGTCGTTGAAAAGGTGGGTCAGCTTGAAAAGGAAATTGAACATACACAAAATGTAGTGAAGATTATAAAGGAAATTGCTGATCAAACGAATTTACTTGCTTTGAATGCTAGTATTGAAGCTGCGAGAGCAGGTGAACATGGGAAAGGTTTTTCTGTTGTTGCTTCAGAGGTTCGCAAGCTATCTGAACATACAAAAGAGCAGATTATTCAAATTACGTCTAATATGGAATCTTTACAAAACGTATCAAATCAAGTAACACAACAAATTAAACAAACAGGAAAATTAGTGGAGCAAAGTGTGAATGGAGCCATCTATGCAGGTGAGGCGTTAACGAGTATAGTAACCACAATGCAAGATATTAATAGATCAACATCTCAAATTGCAGCAATGAGCGAGGAACAAACTGCTACAGTTTTAGACATTGCAGAACGAAACAATACCATTTATGATCTTAGTGTCCAATCTCAAGATATATCAAAGGATGCAGCGAAAACAATTTTTGAGTTGAGTAAAAAACTAGAGGATTATCGCAATACTTTTTTTGATGTGAATGTTAAATTTTCATCTAAAGATCTTATTTATGTCGCCAAAACAGATCATCTTTTATGGAAATGGAAAGTTTATAATATGATTTTAGGGTTAGAAGACGTTAATTCGGAGGAAGTAATCTCCCATGAGGTATGCAGATTAGGGAAATGGTACTATGGAAATTTGCCTGATAGTGTGAAGAATAGCGATGCATTTAAACGTTTAGAGGAACCTCATAAAGCAGTACACCAATATGCCAAAAAAGCGGTAGAATGCTATGAAGCAGGTGATATCGCTGGTGCCCAACATGCTTTTGAGCAGCTTGAAAAGGCTTCTGACAGTGTTCTTGATTTATTAACACAATTAGAGTCTAAATTATCAACATAAACAAGTCATATGCTTATTGCCTTACAATCCTTTGTACGGTTCATAGACAGTCGGAAAGCAACAAAGTTTACGAAAACATCCTTGTTTTAAGATGTTACCTAAATATTTTTTCGTTAGCTAGAAAAAAATCATTTTGCTTATTCGGAAAATTTAAAAATATGTATTGACTATGCATATGAAAGTCGATATAATCATTTCAAAATTATTGAAAAAAATCATATATTTCATAATATAACAGCGAAGAAAAGGAGTAGTAGAAGAGAGCTCTGACGAAAAAGAGAGCTGTCTCCTAGGCTGAAAGGATAGCCGTTATCTCTCTTCGAAGATCGCCTTGGAGCTTTGCTTTAGAAATGGCAGCTGGCCAAAGTATAAAGCAACGGGTCTTCCGTTAGCAAGAAAAGTCATGTATTGACTTACTGAGTCTGCTTTCTGTGAGGAAGGCAGAGAAGTTGAGTGGTACCGCGAGATACTCGCCTCAACAATCCAAAATAAATCACGTGGGTTGGGGGGCGAGTTTTTATATTTGACAAGTTCATAATAACAGCGAAGAAAAGGAGTAGTAGAAGAGAGCAATGACGAGAGAAGAGAGCTGTCTCCTAGGCTGAAAGGACAGCCGTCACTCTCTTTGAAAGTCACCTTGGAGCTTTGCTTTAGAAATGGCGGCCAGCCAAAGTATAGAGCAACGGATCTTCCGTTAGCAAGAAAAGTCATGTATTGACTTACTGAGTCTGTTTTCTGTGAGGAAAGCAGAGAAGCTGAGTGGTACCGCGAGATACTCGCCTCAGCAATCGATGTCCCCGTGTGGGCACATTCGATTGAGAGGCGATTTTTTTATCCTTTGGGGCCTCGAGGGTAAAAAGTGAAATTTTCCATGATTAAATTTTTTGAAATTTAGTAAGATAGCGATATTTTTGAGCTGGGGAAATATCGCCTTTCCATCTTTTTTGAGACCAGTAGAAAATAAATTAAAGAGGTGTTCACCATGAATCAAGTAATCGAGCTCATCCAAGCAGATGTTAAAAAACCTAAGCCAAAAGCTTCCGAATTAGGATTTGGGAAATATTTCACGGACCATATGTTTGTCTTGGATTATGAAAAAGAAAAAGGCTGGCACTCACCGCGTATCGCTCCGTATCAACCGTTAACGTTAGATCCATCTGCACTTGTCTTTCATTACGGTCAATCCGTTTTTGAGGGATTAAAAGCTTATCGGACAGAAGATGGTAGGGTTTTATTATTCCGACCAGAAAAAAACGTTCAGCGTTTAAATAATACTTGCAAACGGATGTGTATTCCTCCATTAGATGAGGAGCTTGTATTAGAAGGATTACAGCAGTTAATTGAGATTGAAAAGGATTGGGTGCCAGATCAAGAAGGGACATCCCTTTATATTCGACCATTTATTATTGCAACAGAACCTTATTTAGGTGTAAGACCATCCAACTCCTATAAGTTTTTAATTATCTTATCACCGGTTGGCGCCTATTACGCAGGACAATTATCACCTGTTAAAATTTATGTAGAAAATGATTATGTCCGTGCGATCAAAGGTGGAGTAGGACATGTTAAAACATCTGGAAACTATGCAGCAAGCCTTTTAGCGCAGAAAAAGGCCGAAGAAT
This window harbors:
- a CDS encoding phenolic acid decarboxylase (product_source=COG3479; cath_funfam=3.40.1350.10; cog=COG3479; pfam=PF13315; superfamily=50814); translated protein: MKFFTKDWYKEMQIHGFLVFPETKEEWDGTIACYKEEGIDKKVIPCLA
- a CDS encoding hypothetical protein (product_source=Hypo-rule applied; pfam=PF08874,PF12395; superfamily=54236), which encodes MKIEKLKKIIKDLREEEAKSLLLYILYRVNLLKETKYSENEFIDDLRRIYTMIFDVNEQSERNKEGTFRNVHILFGASPAGSLKVALKDMGVTKGENIISFWDVFSIGPVWRLHEEAGKELRFEWIRKNINNEYDEFHEYKQRFQKTMNEILTIPEGVPVTIWTAENSHEQTGLRFVLHLLKDRNHDIFVINTTKVYRKLFNHRKVKYTVLHSGEIPPEKLQLIYEHSKNKPPLSQHERDDLEKEWCTLAENREELRLWGNGKIHSVSVDYYDPYIIIMAKKLHHEMVAQEFMKSARLIGQVLGHLDQYVGDEFLEYRLRKLIEKGIFEVKGNLKAMRFYSVRLVNF
- a CDS encoding 2-dehydropantoate 2-reductase (product_source=KO:K00077; cath_funfam=1.10.1040.10,3.40.50.720; cog=COG1893; ko=KO:K00077; pfam=PF02558,PF08546; superfamily=48179,51735; tigrfam=TIGR00745), yielding MDNIKKVSLIGLGAIGSAYASKLYDMDPKCIQVIADKKRIERYQSSEFNVNGRGYQFQYVAPDDVQEPSDLILVAVKYDGLEQAIKDMKHHVGENTIIMSLMNGIESEDMLSAAFGKDNILYAMCIGIDAVRTGKTVRFSSIGEVWFGEAKNTSYSPNVQLVKELFDRANIPYVIPEDMLRAMWWKFMINVGVNQTSAVLKAPYRVFQEVHEAYELMAEAMKEVILLAEKVGVNLTNDDIDEFKEILKKLSPEGKTSMLQDIEAGRKTEVENLAGKVCELGSKYGVATPINDMLYKMIRVLEKTNKMQT
- a CDS encoding methyl-accepting chemotaxis protein (product_source=KO:K03406; cath_funfam=1.10.287.950; cog=COG1463; ko=KO:K03406; pfam=PF00015,PF11563,PF13682; smart=SM00283; superfamily=58104,64602), coding for MSIFTKVKSWEELLNYSILTDITQVGERAKERLNFLGIQQETLDHVREASEYLIPHKEEMIEHFYNSIQSAEHLHQIIKKYSTVERLKKTFGIYLDQFFQAEVNDEYIKTRIKIGQTHSRIHLMVDHFISAHHVLTQIMTSILMEKLHHKPNRMMKLVLAIQKLATYDQQLIVEVYMEETFKQFLFNISDLLNQMTSLNMTEQLIKGMDKQIEETHSVTAATEEMGASIQEVANYSQKVAEGTDEAVQSAEQSKQVVDEALGNIKQVGNVYEQVVEKVGQLEKEIEHTQNVVKIIKEIADQTNLLALNASIEAARAGEHGKGFSVVASEVRKLSEHTKEQIIQITSNMESLQNVSNQVTQQIKQTGKLVEQSVNGAIYAGEALTSIVTTMQDINRSTSQIAAMSEEQTATVLDIAERNNTIYDLSVQSQDISKDAAKTIFELSKKLEDYRNTFFDVNVKFSSKDLIYVAKTDHLLWKWKVYNMILGLEDVNSEEVISHEVCRLGKWYYGNLPDSVKNSDAFKRLEEPHKAVHQYAKKAVECYEAGDIAGAQHAFEQLEKASDSVLDLLTQLESKLST
- a CDS encoding branched-chain amino acid aminotransferase (product_source=KO:K00826; cath_funfam=3.20.10.10,3.30.470.10; cog=COG0115; ko=KO:K00826; pfam=PF01063; superfamily=56752; tigrfam=TIGR01123); protein product: MNQVIELIQADVKKPKPKASELGFGKYFTDHMFVLDYEKEKGWHSPRIAPYQPLTLDPSALVFHYGQSVFEGLKAYRTEDGRVLLFRPEKNVQRLNNTCKRMCIPPLDEELVLEGLQQLIEIEKDWVPDQEGTSLYIRPFIIATEPYLGVRPSNSYKFLIILSPVGAYYAGQLSPVKIYVENDYVRAIKGGVGHVKTSGNYAASLLAQKKAEELGYDQVLWLDGRERKYVEEVGSMNIFFKINGEVFTPKLNGSILSGITRDSVIELLKDWGVTVREERIAIEDIYTAYTKGELEEVFGTGTAAVISPVGELNWNNHKMIVNNFETGEFSLKLYHAITNIQYGKAHDKFGWTVEIK